Proteins encoded in a region of the Ancylobacter sp. SL191 genome:
- a CDS encoding ABC-type transport auxiliary lipoprotein family protein: MTASDVTLTDVTGTERRHRLAGTAAILALALGLGGCASLLGGGDKALPTFDLTAPAGFSAPRAGSAQLVVAGSTALQVLDTERIVVEPQPGQITYLGKAQWADRLPALFQARLIQSFENSSRGRAVGRPGDAINADYTLLTDIRAFGLQTFGEGPEAVVEVSARIVSASTGRIVAAKVFTARAPAAGTSGPDATGALDAASDQVFVDIVTWTGGRV; this comes from the coding sequence GTGACGGCATCTGACGTGACGCTGACGGACGTGACGGGAACCGAACGCCGCCACCGGCTGGCCGGCACAGCGGCCATTCTCGCGCTTGCCCTCGGGCTCGGCGGCTGCGCCTCGCTGCTCGGCGGTGGCGACAAGGCCCTGCCGACCTTCGACCTGACGGCGCCGGCGGGATTCAGCGCCCCCCGCGCGGGTTCGGCGCAGCTCGTGGTGGCAGGCTCGACCGCGCTGCAGGTGCTCGACACCGAGCGGATCGTCGTCGAGCCTCAGCCCGGCCAGATCACCTATCTCGGCAAGGCGCAATGGGCCGACCGGCTGCCGGCGCTGTTCCAGGCGCGGCTGATCCAGTCCTTCGAGAATTCCAGCCGTGGCCGCGCCGTCGGCCGGCCGGGTGATGCGATCAACGCCGATTACACGCTGCTGACCGACATCCGTGCCTTTGGCCTCCAGACCTTCGGCGAGGGACCGGAGGCGGTGGTCGAGGTGTCCGCGCGCATCGTCAGCGCCAGCACCGGGCGCATCGTGGCGGCGAAGGTGTTCACCGCCCGCGCCCCCGCTGCCGGGACCAGCGGACCGGACGCGACCGGCGCGCTCGACGCGGCGTCCGATCAGGTGTTCGTGGACATCGTGACCTGGACCGGCGGGCGGGTCTGA
- a CDS encoding YcjX family protein, which yields MPSWYEELIDEARLTALTLLDRAEDLANPTLRLGITGLSRSGKTVFTTALIHALARGGRLPVFQAMHEGRIASARLEPQPDDAVPRFNYEGHLATLVDERRWPDSTRRISELRLAIDYAPTRGGRRSLTLDIVDYPGEWLLDLPLLDQDFSAFAANSLNLARAPARRHLAGLFLGRLDSLDPDAPADEAHARELAALFTDYLAACRAETVSMSLLPPGRFLMPGDLEGSPALTFAPLDLSPGQEAKPGSLHAMMRRRYEAYKDNVVRPFFRDHFARLDRQIVLIDVLSALNAGPAALADLEAALDGILAAFRVGRNSWLSALFRHRIGKVLFAATKADHLHHTSHDPLEAILRRLVERALGRASSAGAEIDVVALAAVRATREAMVKRGRAHLPAIVGVPEAGQHGADEFDGLAEAAVFPGDLPENPSVLFDPTLGFKGLADAQGGDFRFLRFRPPLVTRNGDGEALPMPHIRLDRALEFLLGDRLK from the coding sequence TTGCCCTCCTGGTATGAAGAGCTGATCGACGAGGCCCGCCTCACCGCCCTGACCCTGCTGGACCGGGCGGAGGATCTCGCAAACCCGACGCTGCGCCTCGGCATTACCGGTCTGTCGCGCTCGGGCAAGACCGTCTTCACCACCGCGCTCATCCATGCGCTGGCGCGCGGCGGGCGGCTGCCGGTGTTCCAGGCCATGCATGAGGGCCGCATCGCGAGCGCCCGGCTGGAGCCGCAGCCGGACGACGCGGTGCCGCGCTTCAATTATGAGGGGCATCTGGCCACGCTGGTGGATGAGCGGCGCTGGCCGGATTCGACGCGGCGTATCAGCGAGCTGCGCCTTGCCATCGACTACGCGCCGACGCGCGGCGGGCGGCGCTCGCTCACCCTCGACATTGTCGATTACCCCGGCGAATGGCTGCTCGACCTGCCGCTGCTCGATCAGGACTTCTCGGCCTTCGCCGCCAACAGCCTGAACCTTGCCCGCGCCCCGGCGCGCCGGCATCTCGCCGGCCTGTTCCTTGGCCGGCTGGACAGCCTCGACCCGGACGCGCCGGCCGACGAGGCCCATGCGCGCGAACTCGCCGCGCTGTTCACCGACTATCTCGCCGCCTGCCGGGCGGAGACCGTGTCCATGAGCCTGCTGCCGCCCGGCCGCTTCCTCATGCCCGGCGATCTCGAAGGCTCGCCGGCGCTGACCTTCGCCCCGCTCGACCTCTCGCCCGGTCAGGAGGCGAAGCCCGGCTCGCTGCACGCCATGATGCGCCGGCGCTATGAGGCCTATAAGGACAATGTGGTCCGCCCCTTCTTCCGCGACCATTTCGCCCGGCTCGACCGGCAGATCGTGCTGATCGACGTCTTGAGCGCGCTCAATGCCGGGCCGGCGGCGCTGGCGGATTTGGAGGCCGCGCTCGACGGCATTCTCGCGGCTTTCCGGGTCGGGCGGAATTCCTGGCTCTCGGCGCTGTTCCGCCATCGCATCGGCAAGGTGCTGTTCGCCGCCACCAAGGCCGACCATCTCCACCACACCAGCCATGACCCGCTGGAGGCCATCCTGCGCCGCCTCGTCGAGCGCGCGCTGGGGCGGGCGTCGAGCGCCGGGGCGGAGATCGACGTGGTGGCGCTCGCCGCCGTCCGCGCCACCCGCGAGGCGATGGTGAAGCGCGGCCGGGCGCATCTGCCGGCCATTGTCGGCGTGCCCGAAGCCGGCCAGCATGGGGCGGACGAGTTTGACGGGCTGGCCGAGGCCGCCGTCTTCCCCGGCGACCTGCCGGAGAACCCCTCCGTTCTGTTCGACCCCACCCTCGGCTTCAAGGGGCTGGCCGATGCGCAGGGCGGGGATTTCCGCTTTCTGCGCTTCCGCCCGCCGCTGGTGACGCGCAATGGCGATGGCGAGGCGCTGCCCATGCCCCATATACGCCTCGACCGTGCCCTCGAATTCCTGCTCGGCGACCGGCTGAAATGA
- a CDS encoding apolipoprotein acyltransferase yields the protein MSTNTKKVYQDPAEAALSAIEEALNLDLVTDDADATSPATDETERARQATGEDFSPTGVDLPPAREPQSPRIEERTSAFDPAGDDAFRDPLFDEPSFLSASDLDADTLTGEPYPDDAFELPLTDPADAEPSYAPHVEPRFDFGLESAEPAARDDVPAAPALAAAEAIAPALAAGAVAGAAAAAVAAPATAEPRRANRAAPQGPRAANDDRQTIGQLLSALQRRPPPTPYYLATGASALWLGLGGLISYAQFSQPGADLFSSTALLTTLAGLVVPPVFFAVLAAMVSRMQEMRIVAHSMAQVAIRIAEPDRSGADAVVNVSQVVRREVAAMDDGVERTIARASELEALVRSEISSLEHAYEENEVRMRHLIERLQAERELILTHADHLRETISGAQFSFTHEVDGVSERINATINEAADRVTGTLSDKGEHITLALGRVGDTIIDALSEKGGDLIDRLQATGSDVNTNLSEASEHLISTLTSQTDEITTRLSGVTANLTDTLANRTDEIGARLLSTATELSNVVTTRTTEMGEKLTATTHTLTETLAARSDEITEALVGTGTRLADEIAIRASEVNHTLKSTGESLVLDMSVRGGEVVRKLEETGNRVAETITVRGDDLADRIADTGNRIYDTIAVRGSELERLLGETGQRVVREISDAGANAHDTLADAATRLSSDITYRGTAVSEQITLAGDEVAQAIAQRGNRATDQFRETADELTSALGNRAEAVREMLNSRLQMLEETISVRGNELAARIATDTSLLGRQITDGLRDFDTVLQTNGSDVVQRITERVDAITRAMDANLAGFDDQITAKTEQVASSLDLRIANIEGVLDRGVEGLNETLAGRTQEFAQTMTEGARLATEAMDKSLGVLDGFFTQHAQEVTAGISDRMDQAARTLTDGAMKANDAMTRSLDVLSNFFDDRAGAVTEQLSDRIEQADRTLAARAQEIADTLDQRVNRFEETVIGRIDNVATSVEVRGAAMADLLGQRIGAVAGQLRNEAGEIESSLTSLVDNVSRTLVDRAGEVTALFDSRTDEIARIVEERGNGLLAALEDRSLGITSEISRASGELLAAIDDHRDNLVRALDNTRSGAVDDIARASEELLHVLETRSDAIVSAFEQATGGRAEQLMQMSDEVLNNVEQRTAGLLDAFQRSSQTTATEMARIGDDLLANLGNQSGDVVSALQQLSSHVTGEIARAGDGLLTEFDGRGSHLVDTVKHVSGQVVDEIARASDALLAEFDGRGSQLVETVRQTSDVTSSEFTRLTEEFIRTLDERGSNLVDAARQTAEFASTELSRVGDEFVQTLDGRGNNIVEAARQSAEFTSGELSRLTEEFVSTLDGRGSSIVDAARQSAEFATGELSRVTEELVTALDGRGATIVDAARQTADFTTGELSRLTEEFVGALEGRGAGLIEAISESGRAAVAEIGATNQALQGDVAGLLERLGEVNVQLQDVLAGSANNLAAIEGAISERLSAFQSTVYSVEEASRGASTRMDEQIRELREVSGSVLQDVTALSENFSQQAGIITSVATALGAAHENLDETLGGRHEALLAVAEKVGGRTAELDERLGAYARSIEQTFSKAEQRVAELSKAILETASQSTSTIVAQQEDIRSATEAERERTLASLRETYRQAVEEVNTLMGDASRGFHGTAEELRDSVAAIKTMLETTREEMKRGILELPEETEANASAMRRTIAEQIKALAELNDIVSRHGRTLDVDNGIRARAPQPLPQAQAPAPVAPAPVIEAPAPVVAAPVVAAPVAPAPVAQAPAPAPTPAPAPAPAPAPVAARPAPAQPAARPAPPAPRQAQPAPRYEPARPAQPAAPRYEPSRPAAARPAPAAPVAPRRPVTTPSAPARQPTEGQQGGWLSELLARADHEGPSLAPSAPRGRAPEGRPARVERESERPVHHAIESLDSLSVDIARMIDHEAAVDLWERYKRGERNVFTRRLYTMQGQQTFEEIRRKYRRDLEFRDTVDRYIGEFERLIEQVGRDERGQQLTKTYLTSDTGKVYTLLAHAAGRFD from the coding sequence ATGTCGACGAATACGAAGAAGGTTTATCAGGATCCCGCGGAGGCCGCGCTGTCGGCCATCGAGGAAGCTCTGAACCTCGACCTTGTGACCGATGACGCGGATGCCACCTCGCCGGCGACGGACGAGACCGAGCGCGCACGGCAGGCCACCGGCGAGGACTTCAGCCCGACCGGCGTCGATCTGCCCCCCGCCCGCGAGCCGCAGAGCCCGCGCATCGAGGAGCGCACCAGCGCCTTCGACCCGGCCGGCGACGACGCCTTCCGCGACCCGCTCTTCGACGAACCGTCGTTCCTCAGCGCCAGCGATCTCGACGCCGACACGCTGACGGGCGAGCCCTATCCCGACGACGCCTTCGAGCTGCCGCTGACCGACCCGGCCGACGCCGAGCCGTCCTACGCGCCGCATGTCGAGCCGCGCTTCGATTTCGGTCTGGAATCCGCCGAGCCGGCCGCGCGTGACGACGTTCCCGCCGCGCCGGCCCTCGCCGCGGCCGAGGCCATCGCGCCCGCCCTTGCCGCCGGTGCCGTCGCCGGAGCGGCGGCTGCCGCCGTTGCCGCGCCCGCCACCGCCGAGCCGCGCCGTGCCAACCGTGCGGCCCCGCAGGGCCCGCGCGCCGCCAATGACGACCGCCAGACCATCGGCCAGCTGCTCTCCGCGCTGCAGCGCCGCCCGCCGCCGACGCCCTATTACCTCGCCACCGGCGCCTCCGCCCTGTGGCTCGGCCTTGGCGGCCTGATCTCCTACGCCCAGTTCAGCCAGCCCGGCGCCGACCTGTTCTCCTCCACCGCCCTGCTGACGACGCTGGCTGGCCTCGTCGTGCCGCCGGTGTTCTTCGCCGTGCTCGCCGCCATGGTGAGCCGGATGCAGGAAATGCGCATCGTCGCCCATTCCATGGCGCAGGTGGCGATCCGCATCGCCGAGCCCGACCGTTCGGGCGCCGACGCCGTGGTCAATGTCAGCCAGGTGGTGCGCCGCGAGGTCGCCGCGATGGATGACGGCGTGGAGCGCACCATCGCCCGCGCCAGCGAGCTGGAAGCGCTGGTGCGCAGCGAGATTTCCTCGCTCGAGCACGCCTATGAGGAAAACGAGGTGCGCATGCGCCACCTCATCGAGCGCCTCCAGGCCGAGCGCGAGCTGATCCTCACCCATGCCGACCATCTGCGCGAGACCATCTCCGGCGCGCAGTTTTCCTTCACCCATGAGGTGGACGGCGTCAGCGAGCGCATCAACGCCACCATCAACGAGGCGGCGGACCGCGTCACCGGCACGCTCTCCGACAAGGGCGAGCACATCACGCTGGCGCTGGGCCGCGTCGGCGACACCATCATCGACGCGCTGTCCGAGAAGGGCGGCGACCTGATCGACCGCCTCCAGGCCACCGGCTCCGACGTCAACACCAACCTGTCGGAAGCCAGCGAACACCTCATCTCGACGCTGACGTCGCAGACCGACGAGATCACCACGCGCCTCTCCGGCGTCACCGCCAACCTCACCGACACGCTGGCGAACCGCACCGACGAGATCGGCGCCCGCCTGCTGAGCACCGCGACCGAGCTGTCCAACGTCGTCACCACCCGCACGACGGAGATGGGCGAGAAGCTCACCGCCACCACCCACACCCTGACCGAGACGCTGGCCGCCCGTTCGGACGAGATCACCGAGGCGCTGGTCGGCACCGGCACGCGCCTCGCCGACGAGATCGCCATCCGCGCCAGCGAGGTCAACCACACGCTGAAGTCCACCGGCGAGTCGCTGGTGCTCGACATGTCGGTGCGTGGCGGGGAAGTGGTGCGCAAGCTGGAAGAGACCGGCAACCGCGTCGCCGAAACCATCACCGTGCGCGGCGACGACCTCGCCGACCGCATCGCCGATACCGGCAACCGCATCTACGACACCATTGCCGTGCGCGGCTCCGAGCTGGAGCGCCTGCTCGGCGAGACCGGCCAGCGCGTGGTGCGCGAGATCTCCGACGCGGGCGCCAACGCCCATGACACGCTGGCGGATGCCGCCACGCGCCTGTCCTCCGACATCACCTATCGCGGCACGGCGGTCAGCGAGCAGATCACGCTTGCTGGCGACGAGGTGGCCCAGGCCATCGCCCAGCGCGGCAACCGCGCCACCGACCAGTTCCGCGAGACCGCCGACGAGCTGACCTCCGCCCTCGGCAACCGCGCCGAAGCGGTGCGCGAGATGCTGAACTCCCGCCTGCAGATGCTGGAGGAGACCATCTCGGTGCGCGGCAACGAGCTCGCCGCCCGCATCGCCACCGACACCTCGCTGCTCGGCCGGCAGATCACCGACGGCCTGCGCGACTTCGACACCGTGCTCCAGACCAACGGCTCGGATGTCGTCCAGCGCATCACCGAGCGGGTCGACGCCATCACCCGCGCAATGGACGCCAACCTCGCCGGCTTTGACGACCAGATCACCGCCAAGACCGAGCAGGTCGCCTCCTCGCTGGATCTGCGCATCGCCAACATTGAGGGCGTGCTCGACCGCGGCGTGGAAGGCCTCAACGAGACGCTGGCCGGCCGCACGCAGGAATTCGCCCAGACCATGACCGAGGGCGCGCGCCTCGCCACCGAGGCGATGGACAAGTCGCTCGGCGTGCTCGACGGCTTCTTCACCCAGCACGCGCAGGAAGTCACCGCCGGCATCAGCGACCGGATGGATCAGGCCGCCCGCACCCTGACCGACGGCGCGATGAAGGCGAACGACGCGATGACGCGCTCGCTCGACGTGCTCAGCAACTTCTTCGACGACCGCGCCGGCGCGGTCACCGAGCAGCTCAGCGACCGCATCGAGCAGGCCGACCGCACGCTGGCGGCCCGCGCGCAGGAAATCGCCGACACGCTCGACCAGCGGGTCAACCGCTTCGAGGAAACCGTCATCGGCCGCATCGACAATGTCGCTACCTCCGTCGAGGTGCGCGGCGCCGCCATGGCGGACCTGCTCGGCCAGCGCATCGGCGCGGTCGCCGGCCAGCTGCGCAACGAGGCGGGCGAGATCGAAAGCAGCCTCACCAGCCTTGTCGACAATGTCAGCCGCACGCTGGTCGACCGCGCCGGCGAGGTCACCGCGCTGTTCGACTCCCGCACCGATGAAATCGCCCGCATCGTCGAGGAGCGCGGCAACGGCCTGCTCGCGGCGCTGGAAGACCGCAGCCTCGGCATCACCAGCGAAATCTCCCGCGCCAGCGGCGAGCTGCTCGCCGCCATTGACGACCATCGCGACAATCTGGTGCGCGCGCTCGACAACACCCGCTCCGGCGCGGTGGACGACATCGCCCGCGCCAGCGAGGAACTGCTGCACGTTCTGGAAACCCGCTCCGACGCCATCGTCTCGGCCTTCGAGCAGGCGACCGGCGGGCGCGCCGAGCAGCTCATGCAGATGAGCGACGAGGTGCTGAACAATGTCGAGCAGCGCACCGCCGGCCTCCTGGACGCCTTCCAGCGCTCCAGCCAGACCACGGCGACCGAAATGGCGCGCATCGGCGACGACCTGCTCGCCAATCTCGGCAATCAGAGCGGCGACGTGGTCTCCGCGCTCCAGCAGCTCTCCAGCCATGTGACCGGCGAGATCGCCCGCGCCGGCGACGGCCTGCTCACCGAATTCGACGGGCGCGGCTCGCACCTCGTCGACACCGTCAAGCATGTCAGCGGCCAGGTGGTGGACGAGATCGCCCGCGCCAGCGACGCCCTGCTCGCTGAATTTGACGGGCGCGGCTCGCAGCTCGTGGAGACGGTGCGCCAGACCAGCGACGTCACCTCCTCCGAGTTCACCCGCCTCACCGAGGAGTTCATCCGCACGCTCGACGAGCGCGGCAGCAACCTCGTCGACGCCGCCCGCCAGACGGCGGAATTCGCCAGCACCGAGCTCTCCCGCGTCGGCGACGAATTCGTCCAGACGCTGGACGGGCGCGGCAACAACATCGTCGAAGCCGCCCGCCAGAGCGCCGAGTTCACCTCGGGCGAGCTCTCCCGCCTCACCGAGGAGTTCGTCTCCACGCTGGACGGGCGCGGCAGCAGCATCGTCGATGCCGCCCGCCAGAGTGCGGAATTCGCCACGGGCGAGCTCTCCCGCGTCACCGAGGAACTGGTCACCGCGCTCGACGGGCGGGGCGCCACCATCGTCGATGCCGCCCGACAGACGGCGGACTTCACCACGGGCGAGCTCTCCCGCCTCACCGAGGAATTCGTCGGCGCGCTCGAAGGGCGCGGCGCCGGCCTCATCGAGGCGATCTCCGAGAGCGGCCGCGCGGCCGTCGCCGAGATCGGCGCCACCAACCAGGCGCTTCAGGGCGATGTCGCCGGGCTGCTGGAGCGGCTTGGCGAGGTCAATGTCCAGCTGCAGGACGTGCTGGCCGGTTCGGCCAACAACCTCGCCGCCATCGAGGGCGCGATCAGCGAGCGCCTCTCGGCCTTCCAGAGCACGGTCTACAGCGTCGAGGAAGCCAGCCGCGGCGCCTCCACCCGCATGGATGAGCAGATCCGCGAACTGCGCGAGGTTTCCGGCAGCGTGCTGCAGGATGTCACCGCGCTCAGCGAGAACTTCAGCCAGCAGGCCGGCATCATCACCAGCGTCGCCACCGCTCTCGGCGCGGCGCATGAGAATCTCGACGAGACGCTCGGCGGCCGCCACGAGGCGCTGCTCGCGGTCGCCGAGAAGGTGGGCGGACGCACGGCGGAGCTTGACGAGCGCCTCGGTGCCTATGCCCGCTCGATCGAGCAGACCTTCAGCAAGGCGGAACAGCGCGTCGCCGAGCTGTCCAAGGCGATCCTCGAGACCGCAAGCCAGTCGACCAGCACCATCGTCGCCCAGCAGGAGGACATCCGCAGCGCGACCGAAGCCGAGCGCGAGCGCACCCTCGCTTCGCTGCGCGAGACCTATCGCCAGGCGGTCGAGGAAGTGAACACGCTGATGGGCGACGCCAGCCGCGGCTTCCACGGCACCGCCGAGGAGCTGCGCGACTCGGTCGCCGCCATCAAGACCATGCTGGAGACCACCCGCGAGGAGATGAAGCGCGGCATCCTCGAACTGCCCGAGGAGACCGAGGCCAACGCCTCGGCCATGCGCCGCACCATCGCCGAGCAGATCAAGGCACTGGCCGAGCTGAACGACATCGTCTCGCGCCATGGCCGCACGCTGGATGTCGATAACGGCATCCGCGCCCGCGCGCCGCAGCCCTTGCCGCAGGCTCAGGCTCCGGCGCCGGTGGCCCCCGCCCCGGTGATCGAAGCCCCCGCCCCCGTCGTCGCGGCGCCCGTCGTGGCGGCGCCGGTGGCGCCCGCACCGGTCGCCCAGGCTCCTGCTCCGGCGCCAACGCCGGCTCCGGCTCCGGCTCCGGCGCCGGCTCCCGTGGCGGCCCGTCCCGCCCCGGCTCAGCCCGCCGCCCGTCCGGCCCCGCCCGCGCCGCGTCAGGCCCAACCGGCACCGCGTTATGAGCCGGCTCGCCCGGCCCAGCCCGCCGCGCCGCGCTACGAGCCGTCCCGCCCGGCCGCCGCGCGTCCCGCCCCGGCCGCGCCCGTTGCCCCGCGCCGTCCTGTGACGACGCCGTCCGCCCCGGCCCGTCAGCCCACTGAGGGCCAGCAGGGTGGCTGGCTGTCGGAACTGCTCGCCCGCGCCGACCATGAAGGCCCCTCGCTGGCGCCGTCCGCCCCGCGCGGCCGTGCCCCGGAGGGCCGCCCGGCCCGTGTCGAGCGCGAATCCGAGCGTCCGGTGCACCACGCCATCGAGTCGCTCGACTCGCTCTCCGTCGACATCGCCCGGATGATCGACCATGAGGCGGCGGTCGATCTGTGGGAGCGCTACAAGCGCGGCGAGCGCAACGTGTTCACCCGCCGGCTCTACACCATGCAGGGCCAGCAGACCTTCGAGGAAATCCGCCGCAAATACCGGCGCGACCTCGAATTCCGCGACACGGTGGACCGCTATATCGGCGAGTTCGAGCGGCTGATCGAGCAGGTCGGGCGCGACGAGCGCGGCCAGCAGCTCACCAAGACCTACCTGACCTCGGACACCGGCAAGGTCTACACCCTGCTCGCCCACGCCGCCGGCCGCTTCGACTAG
- a CDS encoding SixA phosphatase family protein, whose protein sequence is MPRLFLLRHAKSAWPEGVADRDRPLAPRGERGAAAIGAYMAENNLFPARALVSPARRTLETWDIATRTWPAHTPPVFEAGIYEASADRLLEIIRAQEGHSPLMLVGHNPGTEELAARLLTRAHRVKVLPKYPTGALAVIDVPGADWAHIATGEGTLERFVTPRALGVAKD, encoded by the coding sequence ATGCCGCGCCTGTTTCTGCTTCGTCACGCCAAATCCGCCTGGCCGGAGGGCGTTGCCGACCGTGATCGCCCGCTTGCCCCGCGCGGCGAGCGTGGCGCGGCGGCGATCGGTGCCTATATGGCGGAGAACAACCTTTTTCCCGCCCGCGCGCTGGTCTCCCCCGCGCGGCGCACGCTGGAGACCTGGGACATCGCCACCCGCACCTGGCCCGCGCACACCCCGCCGGTTTTCGAGGCCGGCATCTATGAGGCCTCGGCCGACCGGCTGCTGGAGATCATCCGCGCGCAGGAGGGCCACTCGCCGCTGATGCTGGTCGGGCACAATCCCGGCACGGAGGAACTGGCCGCCCGCCTGCTCACCCGCGCCCACCGGGTGAAGGTGCTGCCGAAATACCCGACCGGCGCGCTCGCCGTGATCGACGTGCCCGGCGCCGACTGGGCGCATATCGCCACCGGCGAGGGCACGCTGGAGCGATTCGTCACCCCGCGCGCGCTGGGCGTGGCGAAAGACTGA
- a CDS encoding 2Fe-2S iron-sulfur cluster-binding protein, with translation MAKITFIDSAGTERTVEAQSGSTVMEAAIRNGVPGIDAECGGACACATCHVYVDEAWAGKTGEPGPMEEDMLDFASDVKPTSRLSCQIKISDALDGLVVRTPEHQG, from the coding sequence ATGGCCAAGATCACCTTCATCGACTCCGCGGGAACCGAACGCACCGTGGAGGCACAATCCGGCTCAACTGTGATGGAGGCGGCGATCCGCAACGGCGTCCCCGGCATTGATGCCGAGTGCGGCGGCGCCTGTGCCTGCGCGACCTGCCACGTCTATGTCGACGAGGCCTGGGCGGGGAAGACCGGCGAGCCAGGCCCGATGGAAGAGGACATGTTGGACTTCGCCTCCGACGTGAAGCCGACCTCGCGCCTCTCCTGCCAGATCAAGATCTCCGACGCGCTGGACGGGCTCGTCGTGCGCACGCCCGAACATCAGGGCTGA
- a CDS encoding YcjF family protein has translation MTDRSPRRPQAFRLDDPDVVFAEEGRPAPRGSIVVTPTPAALEPAEDVPLPVPPPKASRWATLFWSGLGGLVSLGVGLAVSKLIEDLFARADWLGYVGLAFAAALAVGALAILAREIFGLMRLKTLNDLRERAAEALAKDDRRVAETVTQELLAVTRTSPRLYRARTELTSHLGAIIDGADLVRLTERHLMGPLDAEATRLVSAAAKRVSVVTAVSPRAAVDLIFVLVTAIGLVRRLALLYGGRPGTLGMIRLFRQVIAHLAVTGGMAAGDSLIQQVVGHGLAAKLSARLGEGVVNGLLTARLGLAAIEVTRPLPFAALPAPALRDVASGLITREAKPDKAGDQP, from the coding sequence ATGACCGACCGTTCCCCCCGCCGCCCGCAGGCCTTCCGGCTCGACGATCCCGATGTCGTCTTCGCCGAGGAGGGCCGCCCCGCCCCGCGCGGCTCCATCGTGGTGACGCCGACCCCGGCGGCGCTGGAGCCGGCCGAGGATGTGCCGCTGCCCGTGCCCCCGCCCAAGGCCTCGCGCTGGGCGACGCTGTTCTGGTCGGGCCTTGGCGGCCTCGTCAGCCTCGGCGTCGGCCTCGCCGTCTCCAAGCTGATCGAGGATCTGTTCGCCCGCGCGGACTGGCTCGGCTATGTCGGCCTCGCCTTCGCCGCCGCCCTCGCCGTGGGCGCGCTCGCCATCCTCGCCCGCGAGATCTTCGGGCTGATGCGGCTGAAGACGCTGAACGATCTGCGCGAGCGCGCCGCCGAAGCGCTGGCGAAGGACGACCGGCGCGTCGCCGAGACGGTGACGCAGGAATTGCTCGCCGTCACCCGCACCTCGCCCCGGCTCTACCGGGCGCGCACCGAACTCACCTCGCATCTCGGCGCGATCATCGACGGGGCGGACCTTGTGCGCCTCACCGAACGCCATCTGATGGGCCCGCTGGACGCGGAGGCGACGCGCCTCGTCTCCGCCGCCGCCAAGCGCGTCTCCGTCGTAACGGCAGTGTCGCCGCGCGCGGCGGTCGATTTGATCTTCGTGCTGGTTACCGCCATCGGCCTCGTGCGCCGCCTCGCCCTGCTTTATGGCGGGCGGCCCGGCACGCTGGGGATGATCCGGCTGTTCCGGCAGGTCATAGCCCATCTCGCCGTCACCGGCGGCATGGCGGCGGGGGATTCGCTGATCCAGCAGGTGGTCGGCCACGGCCTTGCCGCCAAGCTGTCCGCCCGGCTCGGCGAGGGGGTGGTGAACGGGCTGCTCACCGCGCGGCTCGGCCTCGCCGCCATCGAGGTGACGCGGCCTTTGCCCTTCGCGGCGCTGCCCGCGCCGGCGCTAAGGGATGTCGCATCCGGGCTCATCACCCGCGAGGCCAAGCCCGACAAGGCCGGCGATCAGCCCTGA